One segment of Anopheles stephensi strain Indian chromosome 3, UCI_ANSTEP_V1.0, whole genome shotgun sequence DNA contains the following:
- the LOC118509650 gene encoding proteoglycan 4-like isoform X20, protein MCQAPAKDHFLVDSCNSSIPSESPLIMAAVFELCVLLLVCYVFRVDSYPSNRTSYKDKGYFLQSVNFVENYTQTKSLVHYVSAFVQTSLPDAGSDYTPSEDPTTVTYGHENLAYRYSKNDTEDASGTGKLGMTSPLEIQAPDTIALLPAQTTTTDDPEYTTETDDPEVTSPEETEGPETTSLPAHTTDDPEVTSPEETEAPETTSLPSHTTDDPEYTTETDDPEVTSPEETEAPETTSLPSHTTDDPEYTTETDDPEVTSSEETEAPETTSLPAHTTDDPEVTSPHETEAPETTSLPAHTTDDPEVTSPEETEAPETTSLPPHTTDDPEVTSPEETEAPETTSLPAHTTDDPEYTTETDDPEVTSPEETEAPETTSLPSQATDDPENTTETDDLEVTSPEETEAPETTSLPAHTTDDPEVTSPEETEAPETTSLPPHTTDDPEVTSPEETEAPETTSLPSHTTDDPEYTTETDDPEVTSPEETEAPETTSLPSHTTDDPEYTTETDDPEVTSPEETEAPETTSLPAHTTDDPEVTSPEETEAPETTSLPAHTTDDPEYTTETDDPEVTSPEETEAPETTSLPSHKTDDPEYTTETDDPELTSPEETEAPETTSLPAHTTDDPEVTSPEETEAPETTSLPSHTTDDPEYTTETDDPEVTSPEETEAPGSTSFHTTESSMILETGDRISNETRHYRYKK, encoded by the exons ATGTGCCAAGCACCTGCAAAAGATCATTTCCTCGTGGACAGCTGCAATAGTTCTATACCGAGCGAGAGTCCTCTCATCATGGCAGCAGTTTTCGAACTGTGTGTGCTTCTTCTGGTGTGTTACGTGTTTCGGGTGGATTCGTACCCGTCAAATAGGACATCTTACAAAGACAAGGGGTATTTTTTACAGTCGGTGAATTTTGTGGAAAATTATACCCAAACGAAAAGTTTAGTGCATTATGTGTCGGCATTTGTGCAAACCAGTTTACCTGATGCAGGCAGTGATTATACTCCATCGGAAGATCCAACGACAGTGACTTATGGACACGAAAATCTTGCTTATCGGTATAGCAAAAATGATACGGAAGATGCAAGTGGAACGGGTAAACTTGGGATGACTTCACCACTTGAGATTCAAGCACCGGATACTATTGCTTTGCTACCAGCGCAAACTACAACAACAGATGATCCAGAGTATACAACAGAAACAGATGATCCTGAGGTGACCTCGCCAGAAGAGACTGAAGGACCAGAAACTACTTCGTTGCCAGCGCATACAACAGATGATCCTGAGGTGACCTCGCCAGAAGAGACTGAAGCACCAGAAACTACTTCGTTGCCATCGCATACAACAGATGATCCAGAGTATACTACAGAAACAGATGATCCTGAGGTAACCTCGCCAGAAGAGACTGAAGCACCAGAAACTACTTCGTTGCCATCGCATACAACAGATGATCCAGAGTATACTACAGAAACAGATGATCCTGAGGTAACCTCGTCAGAAGAGACTGAAGCACCAGAAACTACTTCGTTGCCAGCGCATACAACAGATGATCCTGAGGTGACTTCGCCACATGAAACTGAAGCACCAGAAACTACTTCGTTACCAGCGCATACAACAGATGATCCTGAGGTGACCTCGCCAGAAGAGACTGAAGCACCAGAAACTACTTCGTTGCCACCGCATACAACAGATGATCCTGAGGTGACCTCGCCAGAAGAGACTGAAGCACCAGAAACTACTTCGTTACCAGCGCATACAACAGATGATCCAGAGTATACAACAGAAACAGATGATCCTGAGGTGACCTCGCCAGAAGAGACTGAAGCACCAGAAACTACTTCGTTGCCATCGCAAGCAACAGATGATCCAGAGAATACAACAGAAACAGATGATCTTGAGGTGACCTCGCCAGAAGAGACTGAAGCACCAGAAACTACTTCGTTACCAGCGCATACAACAGATGATCCTGAGGTGACCTCGCCAGAAGAGACTGAAGCACCAGAAACTACTTCGTTGCCACCGCATACAACAGATGATCCTGAGGTGACCTCGCCAGAAGAGACTGAAGCACCAGAAACTACTTCGTTGCCATCGCATACAACAGATGATCCAGAGTATACTACAGAAACAGATGATCCTGAGGTAACCTCGCCAGAAGAGACTGAAGCACCAGAAACTACTTCGTTGCCATCGCATACAACAGATGATCCAGAGTATACTACAGAAACAGATGATCCTGAGGTAACCTCGCCAGAAGAGACTGAAGCACCAGAAACTACTTCATTACCAGCGCATACAACAGATGATCCTGAGGTGACCTCGCCAGAAGAGACTGAAGCACCAGAAACTACTTCGTTACCAGCGCATACAACAGATGATCCAGAGTATACAACAGAAACAGATGATCCTGAGGTGACCTCGCCAGAAGAGACTGAAGCACCAGAAACTACTTCGTTGCCATCGCATAAAACAGATGATCCAGAGTATACAACAGAAACAGATGATCCTGAGTTGACCTCGCCAGAAGAGACTGAAGCACCAGAAACTACTTCGTTACCAGCGCATACAACAGATGATCCTGAGGTGACCTCGCCAGAAGAGACTGAAGCACCAGAAACTACTTCGTTGCCATCGCATACAACAGATGATCCAGAGTATACAACAGAAACAG ATGATCCTGAGGTGACCTCGCCAGAAGAGACTGAAGCTCCGGGAAGTACTTCGTTTCATACGACAGAAAGCTCAATGATCTTGGAAACTGGTGATCGTATATCGAATGAAACAAGACATTACAGGTACAAAAAATGA
- the LOC118509650 gene encoding proteoglycan 4-like isoform X13, with translation MCQAPAKDHFLVDSCNSSIPSESPLIMAAVFELCVLLLVCYVFRVDSYPSNRTSYKDKGYFLQSVNFVENYTQTKSLVHYVSAFVQTSLPDAGSDYTPSEDPTTVTYGHENLAYRYSKNDTEDASGTGKLGMTSPLEIQAPDTIALLPAQTTTTDDPEYTTETDDPEVTSPEETEGPETTSLPAHTTDDPEVTSPEETEAPETTSLPSHTTDDPEYTTETDDPEVTSPEETEAPETTSLPSHTTDDPEYTTETDDPEVTSSEETEAPETTSLPAHTTDDPEVTSPHETEAPETTSLPAHTTDDPEVTSPEETEAPETTSLPPHTTDDPEVTSPEETEAPETTSLPAHTTDDPEYTTETDDPEVTSPEETEAPETTSLPSQATDDPENTTETDDLEVTSPEETEAPETTSLPAHTTDDPEVTSPEETEAPETTSLPPHTTDDPEVTSPEETEAPETTSLPSHTTDDPEYTTETDDPEVTSPEETEAPETTSLPSHTTDDPEYTTETDDPEVTSPEETEAPETTSLPAHTTDDPEVTSPEETEAPETTSLPAHTTDDPEYTTETDDPEVTSPEETEAPETTSLPSHKTDDPEYTTETDDPELTSPEETEAPETTSLPAHTTDDPEVTSPEETEAPETTSLPSHTTDDPEYTTETDDPEVTSPEETEAPETTSLPAHTTDDPEYTTETDDPEVTSPHETEAPETTSLPSHTTDDPEVTSPEETEAPGSTSFHTTESSMILETGDRISNETRHYRYKK, from the exons ATGTGCCAAGCACCTGCAAAAGATCATTTCCTCGTGGACAGCTGCAATAGTTCTATACCGAGCGAGAGTCCTCTCATCATGGCAGCAGTTTTCGAACTGTGTGTGCTTCTTCTGGTGTGTTACGTGTTTCGGGTGGATTCGTACCCGTCAAATAGGACATCTTACAAAGACAAGGGGTATTTTTTACAGTCGGTGAATTTTGTGGAAAATTATACCCAAACGAAAAGTTTAGTGCATTATGTGTCGGCATTTGTGCAAACCAGTTTACCTGATGCAGGCAGTGATTATACTCCATCGGAAGATCCAACGACAGTGACTTATGGACACGAAAATCTTGCTTATCGGTATAGCAAAAATGATACGGAAGATGCAAGTGGAACGGGTAAACTTGGGATGACTTCACCACTTGAGATTCAAGCACCGGATACTATTGCTTTGCTACCAGCGCAAACTACAACAACAGATGATCCAGAGTATACAACAGAAACAGATGATCCTGAGGTGACCTCGCCAGAAGAGACTGAAGGACCAGAAACTACTTCGTTGCCAGCGCATACAACAGATGATCCTGAGGTGACCTCGCCAGAAGAGACTGAAGCACCAGAAACTACTTCGTTGCCATCGCATACAACAGATGATCCAGAGTATACTACAGAAACAGATGATCCTGAGGTAACCTCGCCAGAAGAGACTGAAGCACCAGAAACTACTTCGTTGCCATCGCATACAACAGATGATCCAGAGTATACTACAGAAACAGATGATCCTGAGGTAACCTCGTCAGAAGAGACTGAAGCACCAGAAACTACTTCGTTGCCAGCGCATACAACAGATGATCCTGAGGTGACTTCGCCACATGAAACTGAAGCACCAGAAACTACTTCGTTACCAGCGCATACAACAGATGATCCTGAGGTGACCTCGCCAGAAGAGACTGAAGCACCAGAAACTACTTCGTTGCCACCGCATACAACAGATGATCCTGAGGTGACCTCGCCAGAAGAGACTGAAGCACCAGAAACTACTTCGTTACCAGCGCATACAACAGATGATCCAGAGTATACAACAGAAACAGATGATCCTGAGGTGACCTCGCCAGAAGAGACTGAAGCACCAGAAACTACTTCGTTGCCATCGCAAGCAACAGATGATCCAGAGAATACAACAGAAACAGATGATCTTGAGGTGACCTCGCCAGAAGAGACTGAAGCACCAGAAACTACTTCGTTACCAGCGCATACAACAGATGATCCTGAGGTGACCTCGCCAGAAGAGACTGAAGCACCAGAAACTACTTCGTTGCCACCGCATACAACAGATGATCCTGAGGTGACCTCGCCAGAAGAGACTGAAGCACCAGAAACTACTTCGTTGCCATCGCATACAACAGATGATCCAGAGTATACTACAGAAACAGATGATCCTGAGGTAACCTCGCCAGAAGAGACTGAAGCACCAGAAACTACTTCGTTGCCATCGCATACAACAGATGATCCAGAGTATACTACAGAAACAGATGATCCTGAGGTAACCTCGCCAGAAGAGACTGAAGCACCAGAAACTACTTCATTACCAGCGCATACAACAGATGATCCTGAGGTGACCTCGCCAGAAGAGACTGAAGCACCAGAAACTACTTCGTTACCAGCGCATACAACAGATGATCCAGAGTATACAACAGAAACAGATGATCCTGAGGTGACCTCGCCAGAAGAGACTGAAGCACCAGAAACTACTTCGTTGCCATCGCATAAAACAGATGATCCAGAGTATACAACAGAAACAGATGATCCTGAGTTGACCTCGCCAGAAGAGACTGAAGCACCAGAAACTACTTCGTTACCAGCGCATACAACAGATGATCCTGAGGTGACCTCGCCAGAAGAGACTGAAGCACCAGAAACTACTTCGTTGCCATCGCATACAACAGATGATCCAGAGTATACAACAGAAACAGATGATCCTGAGGTGACCTCGCCAGAAGAGACTGAAGCACCAGAAACTACTTCGTTGCCAGCGCATACAACAGATGATCCTGAG TATACAACAGAAACAGATGATCCTGAGGTGACTTCGCCACATGAAACTGAAGCACCGGAAACTACTTCGTTGCCATCGCATACAACAGATGATCCTGAGGTGACCTCGCCAGAAGAGACTGAAGCTCCGGGAAGTACTTCGTTTCATACGACAGAAAGCTCAATGATCTTGGAAACTGGTGATCGTATATCGAATGAAACAAGACATTACAGGTACAAAAAATGA
- the LOC118509650 gene encoding proteoglycan 4-like isoform X5: MCQAPAKDHFLVDSCNSSIPSESPLIMAAVFELCVLLLVCYVFRVDSYPSNRTSYKDKGYFLQSVNFVENYTQTKSLVHYVSAFVQTSLPDAGSDYTPSEDPTTVTYGHENLAYRYSKNDTEDASGTGKLGMTSPLEIQAPDTIALLPAQTTTTDDPEYTTETDDPEVTSPEETEGPETTSLPAHTTDDPEVTSPEETEAPETTSLPSHTTDDPEYTTETDDPEVTSPEETEAPETTSLPSHTTDDPEYTTETDDPEVTSSEETEAPETTSLPAHTTDDPEVTSPHETEAPETTSLPAHTTDDPEVTSPEETEAPETTSLPPHTTDDPEVTSPEETEAPETTSLPAHTTDDPEYTTETDDPEVTSPEETEAPETTSLPSQATDDPENTTETDDLEVTSPEETEAPETTSLPSHTTDDPEYTTETDDPEVTSPEETEAPETTSLPSHTTDDPEYTTETDDPEVTSPEETEAPETTSLPAHTTDDPEVTSPEETEAPETTSLPAHTTDDPEYTTETDDPEVTSPEETEAPETTSLPSHKTDDPEYTTETDDPELTSPEETEAPETTSLPAHTTDDPEVTSPEETEAPETTSLPSHTTDDPEYTTETDDPEVTSPEETEAPETTSLPAHTTDDPEVTSPEETEAPETTSLPSHTTDDPEYTTETDDPEVTSPEETEAPETTSLPSHTTDDPEYTTETDDPEVTSSEETEAPETTSLPSHKTDDPEYTTETDDPEVTSPHETEAPETTSLPSHTTDDPEVTSPEETEAPGSTSFHTTESSMILETGDRISNETRHYRYKK, from the exons ATGTGCCAAGCACCTGCAAAAGATCATTTCCTCGTGGACAGCTGCAATAGTTCTATACCGAGCGAGAGTCCTCTCATCATGGCAGCAGTTTTCGAACTGTGTGTGCTTCTTCTGGTGTGTTACGTGTTTCGGGTGGATTCGTACCCGTCAAATAGGACATCTTACAAAGACAAGGGGTATTTTTTACAGTCGGTGAATTTTGTGGAAAATTATACCCAAACGAAAAGTTTAGTGCATTATGTGTCGGCATTTGTGCAAACCAGTTTACCTGATGCAGGCAGTGATTATACTCCATCGGAAGATCCAACGACAGTGACTTATGGACACGAAAATCTTGCTTATCGGTATAGCAAAAATGATACGGAAGATGCAAGTGGAACGGGTAAACTTGGGATGACTTCACCACTTGAGATTCAAGCACCGGATACTATTGCTTTGCTACCAGCGCAAACTACAACAACAGATGATCCAGAGTATACAACAGAAACAGATGATCCTGAGGTGACCTCGCCAGAAGAGACTGAAGGACCAGAAACTACTTCGTTGCCAGCGCATACAACAGATGATCCTGAGGTGACCTCGCCAGAAGAGACTGAAGCACCAGAAACTACTTCGTTGCCATCGCATACAACAGATGATCCAGAGTATACTACAGAAACAGATGATCCTGAGGTAACCTCGCCAGAAGAGACTGAAGCACCAGAAACTACTTCGTTGCCATCGCATACAACAGATGATCCAGAGTATACTACAGAAACAGATGATCCTGAGGTAACCTCGTCAGAAGAGACTGAAGCACCAGAAACTACTTCGTTGCCAGCGCATACAACAGATGATCCTGAGGTGACTTCGCCACATGAAACTGAAGCACCAGAAACTACTTCGTTACCAGCGCATACAACAGATGATCCTGAGGTGACCTCGCCAGAAGAGACTGAAGCACCAGAAACTACTTCGTTGCCACCGCATACAACAGATGATCCTGAGGTGACCTCGCCAGAAGAGACTGAAGCACCAGAAACTACTTCGTTACCAGCGCATACAACAGATGATCCAGAGTATACAACAGAAACAGATGATCCTGAGGTGACCTCGCCAGAAGAGACTGAAGCACCAGAAACTACTTCGTTGCCATCGCAAGCAACAGATGATCCAGAGAATACAACAGAAACAGATGATCTTGAG GTGACCTCGCCAGAAGAGACTGAAGCACCAGAAACTACTTCGTTGCCATCGCATACAACAGATGATCCAGAGTATACTACAGAAACAGATGATCCTGAGGTAACCTCGCCAGAAGAGACTGAAGCACCAGAAACTACTTCGTTGCCATCGCATACAACAGATGATCCAGAGTATACTACAGAAACAGATGATCCTGAGGTAACCTCGCCAGAAGAGACTGAAGCACCAGAAACTACTTCATTACCAGCGCATACAACAGATGATCCTGAGGTGACCTCGCCAGAAGAGACTGAAGCACCAGAAACTACTTCGTTACCAGCGCATACAACAGATGATCCAGAGTATACAACAGAAACAGATGATCCTGAGGTGACCTCGCCAGAAGAGACTGAAGCACCAGAAACTACTTCGTTGCCATCGCATAAAACAGATGATCCAGAGTATACAACAGAAACAGATGATCCTGAGTTGACCTCGCCAGAAGAGACTGAAGCACCAGAAACTACTTCGTTACCAGCGCATACAACAGATGATCCTGAGGTGACCTCGCCAGAAGAGACTGAAGCACCAGAAACTACTTCGTTGCCATCGCATACAACAGATGATCCAGAGTATACAACAGAAACAGATGATCCTGAGGTGACCTCGCCAGAAGAGACTGAAGCACCAGAAACTACTTCGTTGCCAGCGCATACAACAGATGATCCTGAGGTGACCTCGCCAGAAGAGACTGAAGCACCAGAAACTACTTCGTTGCCATCGCATACAACAGATGATCCAGAGTATACTACAGAAACAGATGATCCTGAGGTAACCTCGCCAGAAGAGACTGAAGCACCAGAAACTACTTCGTTGCCATCGCATACAACAGATGATCCAGAGTATACTACAGAAACAGATGATCCTGAGGTAACCTCGTCAGAAGAGACTGAAGCACCAGAAACTACTTCGTTGCCATCGCATAAAACAGATGATCCAGAGTATACAACAGAAACAGATGATCCTGAGGTGACTTCGCCACATGAAACTGAAGCACCGGAAACTACTTCGTTGCCATCGCATACAACAGATGATCCTGAGGTGACCTCGCCAGAAGAGACTGAAGCTCCGGGAAGTACTTCGTTTCATACGACAGAAAGCTCAATGATCTTGGAAACTGGTGATCGTATATCGAATGAAACAAGACATTACAGGTACAAAAAATGA
- the LOC118509650 gene encoding proteoglycan 4-like isoform X11, whose translation MCQAPAKDHFLVDSCNSSIPSESPLIMAAVFELCVLLLVCYVFRVDSYPSNRTSYKDKGYFLQSVNFVENYTQTKSLVHYVSAFVQTSLPDAGSDYTPSEDPTTVTYGHENLAYRYSKNDTEDASGTGKLGMTSPLEIQAPDTIALLPAQTTTTDDPEYTTETDDPEVTSPEETEGPETTSLPAHTTDDPEVTSPEETEAPETTSLPSHTTDDPEYTTETDDPEVTSPEETEAPETTSLPSHTTDDPEYTTETDDPEVTSSEETEAPETTSLPAHTTDDPEVTSPHETEAPETTSLPAHTTDDPEVTSPEETEAPETTSLPPHTTDDPEVTSPEETEAPETTSLPAHTTDDPEYTTETDDPEVTSPEETEAPETTSLPSHTTDDPEYTTETDDPEVTSPEETEAPETTSLPSHTTDDPEYTTETDDPEVTSPEETEAPETTSLPAHTTDDPEVTSPEETEAPETTSLPAHTTDDPEYTTETDDPEVTSPEETEAPETTSLPSHKTDDPEYTTETDDPELTSPEETEAPETTSLPAHTTDDPEVTSPEETEAPETTSLPSHTTDDPEYTTETDDPEVTSPEETEAPETTSLPAHTTDDPEVTSPEETEAPETTSLPSHTTDDPEYTTETDDPEVTSPEETEAPETTSLPSHTTDDPEYTTETDDPEVTSSEETEAPETTSLPSHKTDDPEYTTETDDPEVTSPHETEAPETTSLPSHTTDDPEVTSPEETEAPGSTSFHTTESSMILETGDRISNETRHYRYKK comes from the exons ATGTGCCAAGCACCTGCAAAAGATCATTTCCTCGTGGACAGCTGCAATAGTTCTATACCGAGCGAGAGTCCTCTCATCATGGCAGCAGTTTTCGAACTGTGTGTGCTTCTTCTGGTGTGTTACGTGTTTCGGGTGGATTCGTACCCGTCAAATAGGACATCTTACAAAGACAAGGGGTATTTTTTACAGTCGGTGAATTTTGTGGAAAATTATACCCAAACGAAAAGTTTAGTGCATTATGTGTCGGCATTTGTGCAAACCAGTTTACCTGATGCAGGCAGTGATTATACTCCATCGGAAGATCCAACGACAGTGACTTATGGACACGAAAATCTTGCTTATCGGTATAGCAAAAATGATACGGAAGATGCAAGTGGAACGGGTAAACTTGGGATGACTTCACCACTTGAGATTCAAGCACCGGATACTATTGCTTTGCTACCAGCGCAAACTACAACAACAGATGATCCAGAGTATACAACAGAAACAGATGATCCTGAGGTGACCTCGCCAGAAGAGACTGAAGGACCAGAAACTACTTCGTTGCCAGCGCATACAACAGATGATCCTGAGGTGACCTCGCCAGAAGAGACTGAAGCACCAGAAACTACTTCGTTGCCATCGCATACAACAGATGATCCAGAGTATACTACAGAAACAGATGATCCTGAGGTAACCTCGCCAGAAGAGACTGAAGCACCAGAAACTACTTCGTTGCCATCGCATACAACAGATGATCCAGAGTATACTACAGAAACAGATGATCCTGAGGTAACCTCGTCAGAAGAGACTGAAGCACCAGAAACTACTTCGTTGCCAGCGCATACAACAGATGATCCTGAGGTGACTTCGCCACATGAAACTGAAGCACCAGAAACTACTTCGTTACCAGCGCATACAACAGATGATCCTGAGGTGACCTCGCCAGAAGAGACTGAAGCACCAGAAACTACTTCGTTGCCACCGCATACAACAGATGATCCTGAGGTGACCTCGCCAGAAGAGACTGAAGCACCAGAAACTACTTCGTTACCAGCGCATACAACAGATGATCCAGAGTATACAACAGAAACAGATGATCCTGAG GTGACCTCGCCAGAAGAGACTGAAGCACCAGAAACTACTTCGTTGCCATCGCATACAACAGATGATCCAGAGTATACTACAGAAACAGATGATCCTGAGGTAACCTCGCCAGAAGAGACTGAAGCACCAGAAACTACTTCGTTGCCATCGCATACAACAGATGATCCAGAGTATACTACAGAAACAGATGATCCTGAGGTAACCTCGCCAGAAGAGACTGAAGCACCAGAAACTACTTCATTACCAGCGCATACAACAGATGATCCTGAGGTGACCTCGCCAGAAGAGACTGAAGCACCAGAAACTACTTCGTTACCAGCGCATACAACAGATGATCCAGAGTATACAACAGAAACAGATGATCCTGAGGTGACCTCGCCAGAAGAGACTGAAGCACCAGAAACTACTTCGTTGCCATCGCATAAAACAGATGATCCAGAGTATACAACAGAAACAGATGATCCTGAGTTGACCTCGCCAGAAGAGACTGAAGCACCAGAAACTACTTCGTTACCAGCGCATACAACAGATGATCCTGAGGTGACCTCGCCAGAAGAGACTGAAGCACCAGAAACTACTTCGTTGCCATCGCATACAACAGATGATCCAGAGTATACAACAGAAACAGATGATCCTGAGGTGACCTCGCCAGAAGAGACTGAAGCACCAGAAACTACTTCGTTGCCAGCGCATACAACAGATGATCCTGAGGTGACCTCGCCAGAAGAGACTGAAGCACCAGAAACTACTTCGTTGCCATCGCATACAACAGATGATCCAGAGTATACTACAGAAACAGATGATCCTGAGGTAACCTCGCCAGAAGAGACTGAAGCACCAGAAACTACTTCGTTGCCATCGCATACAACAGATGATCCAGAGTATACTACAGAAACAGATGATCCTGAGGTAACCTCGTCAGAAGAGACTGAAGCACCAGAAACTACTTCGTTGCCATCGCATAAAACAGATGATCCAGAGTATACAACAGAAACAGATGATCCTGAGGTGACTTCGCCACATGAAACTGAAGCACCGGAAACTACTTCGTTGCCATCGCATACAACAGATGATCCTGAGGTGACCTCGCCAGAAGAGACTGAAGCTCCGGGAAGTACTTCGTTTCATACGACAGAAAGCTCAATGATCTTGGAAACTGGTGATCGTATATCGAATGAAACAAGACATTACAGGTACAAAAAATGA